The window TGCACGGACGACACagcatctgagaagtgaggagcgcctctgcctggccgccccatctgggaagtgaggagtgcctcggCACGGCCGCCTattgtctgggaggtgaggagcgcctctgcccggccaccccgtctgggttgtgaggagtgcctctgcccatcccccaccctgtctgggaagtgggaGCACCTTTTCCCGgtcgccccatctgggaggtgaggagtgcctccctccagctgcccatcgtctgggaggtgaggagcgcctctgaaAGGACAACAcagtctgggaactgaggagaggagcgcctctgcctggccacgccatctgggaagtgaggagtgcctctgcccagccaccccatctgggaagtgaggagcgcctctgcccggctgcccatcatctgggaggtgaggagcgcctctgccgggctgcccatcatctgggaggtgaggagcgcctctgcctggctgcccatcatctgggaggtgaggagcacctctgcagGGACGACacaccatctgggaagtgaggagcgcctctgcccggccgccccatctagGATGTAAGGAGCACCCTGTccagccaccaccccatctgggaagtggggagtgcctctgcctggccaccccatctgggaggtgaggagcacctctgcatggctgccccgtctgggaggtgaggagcacctctccCCAGCCACCCATTGTCTGGTAGGTGATGAGTTCCTCTGGCCGCCCACCCAGTCTGGCAGTTGAGGagtgcctcttcccggccaccccctctgggaagtgaagagcgcctctgcccagccgccccatctaGGTTGtaaggagtgcctctgcctgactgccaccccatctgggaattggggagtgcctcttcccggccgccccATCGGGGAAGTGAAGAGCACCTTTctctggctgcccatcgtctggaggtgaggagcgcctctgcctggccaccccatctgggaggcaaggagcacctctgcccagccgcccagtctgggaggtgaggagtgcctttGCCCAGCTGCCcattgtctgggaggtgaggagcgcctctgcctggccacccagtctgggaggtgaggagcacctctgccaggccgccccatctgggaggtgaggagcacctctgctcagctgccccgtctgggaagtggggagcacctctgcctggccgcgacatctgggaggtgaggagtgcctctgcctggccgccccctctgggaggtgaggagcacctctgcccagccgccccgtctgggaggtgaggagcacctctgcctggccaccccctctgggaggtgaggagcacctctgcccggccgccccgtctaggaggtgaggagcgcctctgcctggccaccccctCTGGGAAGtcaggagtgcctctgcccagccgccccgtctgggaagtgaggatcacctctgcctggccgcccatcgtctgggatgtgaggagtgcctctgcctggctgcccttcATCTGgtaggtgaggagcacctcttcccagccgccccatctgggaaatgaggagcgcCTCTTGCCTGgttgccccatctgggaagtgagaagcgcctctgcccagccgccctgtctgggaagtgaggagtgtctctgcctggccgttgtgcaatcttccaagtgtgaagtgacagcctttctgcaggtgtacccaacagctctgaAGAGACAGCCACCATCAAGAACGGaccatgatgatgatggcggttttgtcaaaagaaaagggggaaatgtggggaaaagaaagagagatcagattgttactgcgtctgtgtagaaagaagtagacataggagactccattttcttctgtactaagagaaattcttctgccttgggatgctgttaatctataaccttacccccaaccctgtgctctctgaaacatgtgctgggtcaactcagggttaaatggattaagggcggtgcaaggtgggctttgttaaacagatgcttgaaggcagcatgctcgttaagagtcatcaccactccctaatctcaagtacccagggacacaaacactatggaaggctgcagggacctctgcctaggaaaaccatcgacctttgttcacgtgtttatctgctgaccttccctccactattatcctatgaccctgccacatccccctctccaagaaacacccaagaatgatcaataaataataataataaaaaagcattgtgCATCACCCCAAGGGtagaggcgtgtgtgtgtgtgagtgtgtgtgttcgTGGATAGTTTCTCCTAGCTAACCATAAGACAGGAACTTGGAGTCTtgggacaggaagagagaaaagaggggaGAAAGTATCCTGAACCAAGTATAGAGTTGTCAATCTCTTAACTAGAAGGTTCAATAGTTGGGATTTATTTCCACAAAACAaggaaatttgtgtttttataagtatataaaagtgttcctgtCTGTCTAGGCTTGTGCTTAAATGGGAGACTATAAACTCTATTGTCCAGTATTTTACTGAAAACTATATATGACACTCTACAGTCCATTGTGACATTCCTACAGccaagaaaaataactgaaaacactGAACGTCTCAGGGATTCATGATAAGGATTCATTTCTGGAGCAAAGACTGGTCTTGTGAAGAAAGGACCTGTCCCCTTCTCATGCATGGGATTCTACCCCCATCCCACACACCAGAAGCACTGCCAGGACATCTCTGCCCTATGCTGTGAGGTGGGTGGTTTAGGGTACCATTGTTATATGACTTTTATCATTTTAGTTCTGTACATCCTATCTTGGGAAGTaaatttttggttatttcttttcattttaccttttcttcttgtttaactttaaaatggaaaaagaagcaaatgttcacaataaattttactgtttaatctgaaaaaaaagaaaaacattgcagAATGACagccacagttttaaaaataagcactttataaaaataataaaattgtaataaaactAATTGTAATGAACATATAAAAGAAGTCTTCCCATGGATATTAGTAtcataaaacaatttatattatttaaccaGTTATAGACTCACTGTTGGCATGTCACATTTAACACACACTTGACTTTTGATTTGAAATCATTTCCTCATTAAATCCTGTATCTCACCTTTGAGATTAATGTGATAATGTGATGTAGCCTCTATTGATGCCTCAGAGAGTGAGAATGTGATGTAACCTCTAGTGAAGCCTCACACTGTTTATTAAGATCAGCCAATTTTTTTTGAAGTTGTCTCACAATGACCTGACAAGACATGTTTTTGATTTCGTAAATCATCTTATCAAATTAACAATATTTACTTTCAAAAGTATCCCCAAATATATTGattcagtttattttcttcatttgtgcaCATTGCTCCTTGTTAGTGAATTTACTTAAGGACACAAGAAGGTGTAATCTTTCTGCCAAATTGGTACTGTCTTACTAGACACAAGATTCATCTCACTAGTAATTTTTTCCCTTAATGAATCTGTAATTCTTCACAACTTAcagaagtctcaaaaaaaaaatggcaggacTAGTGGTGGTAAATTCTACACAGTGgaattctttccttcttctgtaTTAGAAGCACAAATCAACGTCAAAGTTCCTCACATATTCAATCACCTGCTGAAATTTTTCCAATAGATTTTTATCTcagaataaaagtatttttatttcaaactttaCAGGCCCTTGGTAACCTGGTCTCCACATCCCTCCTGACCTCAGCTCCTATGTTTCTCTCCTCTACTCACTTCTTTTGTACTATACATGAACCCTGCCACCCCTTATGAATTGAAAAATGGGGATCCAATGCAAAGCTAATAAATCACAGATAGCTACAATCATCTTTCTGTGGAACAAAGTTCTATCCACATGATAGTTTTTGAGCCTTGAAATCGAAATTATGAGCAAATGATTTGTaacaatattcaaaataaattatgaatacCAGTGGGGTGATTAAATCAAATTTGATATTGCTAAAATCCACTACATTTGTCCTAAGGTATTATTTAACAAAACACAGAtgcctttaaaaaattgagaGGTTTTAACAATACATAATTTCAGATTCAAATATGTTCAGATTAAGTCAAATtgacataaatgaaaataaaattctaccaactaaaatatataaaaagctacTAACAAAGTGTTATTACAAGATGCAGAAATGTACACTTCAAAATATACTTCAAATACACTTCTGTTCCTCTGGAAAATTTAGAATTAACTGTCAATGTAAATTGCTGAACTGAATCTTAATTTCAAAATACTAATTGCTGATATGGGCATTCCCATTTTTCTGCTTCATTATAGTCAAAAAATGTGGCCACAAAGAGACATTAAAACCTTTATTTCAGCAGTATAAGCCAATGTCATTAATGTTAATCTATTAAAAATCTTTAACTTAAACTCTTATAATTTCATCAGTGACACAATGCCTTTACTCAAAGTAAAACGTCTCTTAGCTTTCAATTTGGTGGAAATGAGGCATGTTTCTAAGCTGATATAGTAAGTACATTTATcatctatttatacatatatatatacacatatatatgtgtgtatatatatatacacacacatatatatatatgtgtgtgtgtgtgtatatatatatattcaactaGATTCAGCATTTAGCCAAGGCCATTTTCTTTCAGGAAGGTTgaaaagtatttatattttttgatacttacttctctttctgctttctctttttcatattgATCTATACATTCTTTTAAATGGTTACCATAATTGAAtacctcctcatttttctcttttagatgACGTTGCATTTTTGTCTCAAGAAACTGAATATTGTTACCTTGCTTTTGTTAACTTTCTTATGTGCATAAACTAATTGCTGTCGAAGCCACCTATTTTTGCTTTCTAGTTGAAATAATTTCTGCTCCAGAGACTCCTGCTGTTCAGTGTGTTTGTCCACATTATCTTGttcattttgatacatgtgtTCAGCTTTCTTCATTTGATACTGTGTTTCACATCGGTCTCTTTGTGCATGTTCCGAAACCAATGCATTTTCTCTTAGATCATCTCCTGCATAATTGAGATTAATTTTGGG of the Pan paniscus chromosome 14, NHGRI_mPanPan1-v2.0_pri, whole genome shotgun sequence genome contains:
- the LOC129394638 gene encoding collagen alpha-1(I) chain-like, which codes for MGGQAEVILTSQTGRLGRGTPDFPEGVARQRRSSPPRRGGRAEVLLTSQRGWPGRGAPHLPDGAAGQRCSSPPRGGGQAEALLTSQMSRPGRAEVLLTSQMGRPGRGAPHLPDWVARQRRSSPPRRGGREEALPNSQMGWQSGRGTPYNLDGAAGQRRSSLPRGGGREEALLNCQTGWAARGTHHLPDNGWLGRGAPHLPDGAAMQRCSSPPRWGGQAEALPTSQMGWWLDRPGRGAPHLPDDGQPGRGAPHFPDGVAGQRHSSLPRWRGQGGGWAEALLTTQTGWPGRGAPHLPDDGQPGRGAPHLPDRAAGQRFSSLPRQGGRAEALLTSQTMGCQREALLTSQMGRPGRGAPHFPDKAAGQRRSSPPRWGGRAEALLTSQMGWPGRGAPHLPDGVARQRRSPLPRWATLQSLSPPTAGRPAMVPQATTSSLSWSSKPGSEQLGEQIQKNLE